In the Hordeum vulgare subsp. vulgare chromosome 7H, MorexV3_pseudomolecules_assembly, whole genome shotgun sequence genome, one interval contains:
- the LOC123409912 gene encoding putative receptor protein kinase ZmPK1, with amino-acid sequence MVISSVSSNMDAHSIPLLLLNFIHLFLHISAREFLSPGSYLSVEDSSDVLHSPDGTFICGFNNISKNASVFSIWFSNTAEKTVVWSANHFHPVYSWGSQVMLGTDGRMIVKDYNGQLVWENNVNSSSKAEQAQLLDTGNLIVKGQGDIILWQSFDSPTDTLLPYQNITSATKLVSTHRLLLAGRYSFHFDDQHLLTLFYDEKDISFIYWPDPRMSVWEKRRNSFNSTTIGVLDSWGYFLGSDNLTIKAADWGSKVMRRLTLNYDGNLRLYSLNKTDGSWSVTWMAYPQTCSVRGLCGMNGICVYTPAKCPACACSPGHEIVDPTDRSKGCRPKFNLSCDGQEMFVKLPSTDFRGNDQSSHNLVSLDTCKKICLNDCNCKGFSYLQATGDCYPKWSLVGGVTIPYIRRSMYLKYPKTFQVSDSSIPHSQPFGSRYVPNCSAKSEYFTVDFLDQPKNTQSGLKSQYLYLLYGFLLAIFCVEVIFVALGCWFMLRRESKQLTGVWPAEVGYEMITNHFRRYTYKELQRATQKFKDQIGCGASGHVYKGVLKDKRAVAVKRLADINQGGEEFQHELSVIGKIYHMNLVRVWGFCSDGPHRILVLEYVENGSLDKTLFSSTRLLEWSERFKIALGVAKGLAYLHHECLEWVIHCDLKPENILLDDNLQPKISDFGLAKLVNRSGSNKNVSRIHGTRGYIAPEWVSSQPITAKVDVYSFGVVLLELLKGARVSDWASNADEEVEMVFGRVIRMLAENLMLEGGQQLWIADFIDLRLNGQFDSLQARAMFKLAVSCVEEDGRQRPTMENVVRMLLSVA; translated from the exons ATGGTCATCTCGAGTGTCTCATCAAACATGGATGCACACTCTATTCCTCTGCTTCTACTAAATTTCATTCATTTATTTTTGCACATCTCCGCTCGTGAATTCCTCTCGCCAGGCTCTTATCTCTCTGTGGAGGATAGCTCTGACGTTCTCCATTCACCAGATGGTACTTTCATCTGTGGCTTCAACAACATTTCCAAAAATGCTTCCGTCTTCTCTATTTGGTTCTCCAACACAGCCGAGAAGACTGTCGTCTGGAGTGCAAATCATTTCCACCCCGTGTACTCCTGGGGCTCCCAAGTCATGCTAGGCACAGATGGAAGAATGATTGTAAAAGATTATAATGGCCAACTCGTGTGGGAAAACAATGTCAACTCTTCCTCAAAAGCCGAACAAGCTCAGCTGCTGGACACTGGGAATCTCATTGTAAAGGGCCAAGGTGATATCATTCTATGGCAAAGCTTTGATTCTCCTACTGATACACTGCTTCCATATCAGAATATTACTAGTGCTACAAAGTTGGTATCTACTCATAGGTTACTTCTTGCTGGGCGTTACAGCTTCCATTTTGATGATCAACATTTACTCACACTATTTTATGATGAGAAGGATATATCTTTTATCTATTGGCCGGATCCAAGAATGAGTGTGTGGGAAAAGCGAAGAAACTCATTCAATAGCACCACAATTGGGGTCCTTGATAGCTGGGGGTATTTTCTTGGAAGTGACAATTTAACTATTAAGGCTGCTGATTGGGGTTCCAAGGTTATGAGAAGGCTAACATTGAATTATGATGGCAACCTTAGATTATACAGTCTAAACAAGACAGATGGAAGTTGGTCGGTCACATGGATGGCATATCCTCAGACCTGCTCTGTACGTGGTCTGTGTGGCATGAATGGAATATGTGTGTATACACCTG CCAAATGTCCAGCTTGTGCATGTTCCCCTGGACACGAGATCGTCGACCCAACTGACCGGAGCAAAGGTTGCAGGCCAAAATTCAATCTCAGCTGTGACGGCCAGgagatgtttgtgaagcttcctagcACTGATTTCCGAGGTAATGATCAAAGTAGCCATAACTTAGTTTCACTTGATACTTGCAAGAAGATATGCTTGAACGACTGCAACTGCAAAGGTTTCTCATACCTGCAAGCAACTGGAGATTGCTATCCAAAGTGGTCCCTTGTCGGCGGTGTAACCATTCCGTATATTCGGCGTTCTATGTATCTCAAGTATCCTAAGACATTCCAGGTCTCGGATTCCTCAATTCCTCACTCGCAACCTTTTGGTTCTAGGTATGTTCCTAACTGTAGTGCAAAGAGCGAATATTTCACTGTAGATTTTCTGGATCAACCGAAGAATACTCAAAGTGGATTAAAATCACAGTACTTGTACTTATTGTATGGATTCTTGTTAGCGATATTTTGTGTGGAGGTAATATTTGTGGCACTAGGGTGCTGGTTTATGTTGAGAAGGGAGAGCAAGCAGTTAACAGGAGTATGGCCAGCTGAGGTTGGCTATGAAATGATAACCAACCATTTCCGCAGATACACTTACAAGGAGTTGCAAAGAGCGACTCAAAAGTTCAAGGATCAAATTGGGTGTGGCGCATCTGGTCATGTATACAAGGGGGTCTTGAAAGACAAGAGGGCAGTAGCGGTGAAAAGGTTGGCAGACATAAACCAAGGCGGAGAAGAATTCCAACATGAACTCAGTGTGATTGGAAAGATTTACCACATGAATCTGGTGAGGGTATGGGGTTTTTGTTCGGATGGCCCACACAGGATATTGGTTTTGGAGTATGTTGAGAATGGTTCTTTGGATAAAACTTTGTTTAGTAGCACAAGGTTACTTGAATGGAGTGAAAGGTTTAAGATTGCTTTAGGGGTGGCAAAAGGATTGGCCTATCTTCATCACGAATGCTTGGAGTGGGTTATCCATTGTGACTTGAAGCCTGAAAATATACTGTTGGACGACAACTTACAGCCGAAGATCAGCGACTTTGGCCTGGCAAAACTTGTAAATAGGAGCGGATCCAACAAAAATGTATCGAGAATCCATGGAACTAGAGGTTACATAGCTCCTGAGTGGGTTTCTAGCCAGCCAATAACGGCGAAGGTTGATGTCTACAGCTTCGGCGTGGTTCTTCTGGAACTGCTGAAGGGGGCTCGTGTTTCAGACTGGGCATCAAATGCGGACGAGGAAGTGGAAATGGTCTTTGGAAGGGTCATCAGGATGCTTGCAGAAAATCTAATGCTGGAGGGTGGCCAACAGTTATGGATAGCCGACTTCATTGACTTAAGGTTGAACGGCCAGTTCGACAGCTTGCAAGCAAGGGCGATGTTCAAGTTGGCTGTTTCATGTGTAGAAGAAGATGGTAGACAAAGGCCCACCATGGAAAATGTTGTGCGGATGCTTCTTTCGGTTGCTTGA
- the LOC123409911 gene encoding uncharacterized protein LOC123409911 — MRPVAGDQCCSASSSPCKQRIMHRGRKYDSGASKRRKKQKVEEDARVQKGSLDKFVVKEPQPSFENQTPDANIADAHGGDPVEVEAHIAQTDEGDDTKNVDEDDDPNHVDEGDTANIATEGHVLEKINYKDMIEDFISRNT; from the exons ATGCGGCCGGTGGCCGGCGACCAGTGCTGCAGCGCATCATCTTCCCCTTGCAAGC AAAGAATCATGCATCGAGGCAGGAAGTATGATTCCGGTGCTTCAAAGCGAAGGAAGAaacaaaaagtagaagaagatgcTCGAGTACAAAAGGGTTCTCTTGATAAATTTGTTGTGAAAGAACCTCAGCCCAGTTTTGAAAACCAAACTCCAGATGCTAATATTGCTGATGCGCATGGTGGTGATCCAGTGGAGGTTGAGGCTCACATTGCACAAACCGATGAAGGTGATGATACTAAGAATGTCGACGAAGATGATGATCCTAATCATGTTGATGAAGGAGACACTGCTAATATTGCCACTGAAGGTCAcgtcttggagaagattaattatAAAGATATGATCGAAGATTTCATTTCAAGAAATACTTGA